Proteins found in one Caviibacter abscessus genomic segment:
- the atpC gene encoding ATP synthase F1 subunit epsilon produces MNSLNVKVVSPMGIELVLDDVSFIKVRGSKGDLGILPNHINFVTVLGEGQMLIRQGKNDEKSYFVSGGFLEVRENMVIVIAEDIIESSQEEIIRLQRKQAIEKATQEKLKEDKDILGTKKRIQDSLRK; encoded by the coding sequence ATGAACAGTCTTAATGTAAAAGTAGTTTCTCCTATGGGAATAGAACTTGTACTTGATGATGTCAGTTTTATTAAAGTAAGAGGGTCTAAAGGAGATTTAGGAATATTACCAAATCATATAAATTTTGTAACAGTTTTAGGTGAAGGTCAAATGCTTATAAGGCAAGGAAAAAATGATGAAAAATCATATTTTGTATCAGGCGGATTTTTAGAAGTTAGAGAAAATATGGTAATAGTTATAGCAGAAGACATTATTGAATCTTCACAAGAAGAAATTATTAGACTTCAAAGAAAACAAGCAATAGAAAAAGCAACACAAGAAAAATTAAAAGAAGACAAAGATATACTTGGAACTAAAAAACGTATACAAGATAGCTTAAGAAAATAA